From the genome of Naumannella halotolerans, one region includes:
- the purN gene encoding phosphoribosylglycinamide formyltransferase has translation MAYRIVVLASGTGSLFQSLIDAVADGTLEVQIAGLVTDRGEAQALQRAATAGIPTAVVPLAKGADRDEWNRALCRAVEEFAPDLVVSAGFMRIVGPAFLQRFGGAMINTHPSLLPSFPGAHAVRDALAHGVRVSGATIFWVDEGVDTGRIIDQAAVPVQTDDTADSLHERIKTIERQILIDTVGRLAEEENHEQRPV, from the coding sequence GTGGCGTACCGAATCGTCGTACTGGCCTCCGGTACCGGCTCCCTGTTCCAGTCCCTGATCGATGCCGTCGCCGACGGCACTCTCGAGGTGCAGATCGCCGGGCTGGTCACCGACCGTGGCGAGGCGCAGGCCCTGCAGCGTGCAGCGACGGCCGGGATCCCGACGGCGGTCGTACCGCTGGCCAAGGGTGCCGATCGTGACGAATGGAATCGGGCCCTGTGCCGCGCGGTGGAGGAGTTCGCACCCGATCTGGTGGTCAGCGCCGGGTTCATGCGGATCGTCGGGCCCGCGTTCCTGCAGCGCTTCGGCGGCGCGATGATCAACACCCACCCGTCCCTGCTGCCCTCCTTCCCGGGTGCGCATGCGGTACGCGATGCCCTCGCCCATGGGGTACGGGTGAGCGGGGCGACCATCTTCTGGGTCGACGAGGGTGTCGACACCGGCCGGATCATCGACCAGGCCGCCGTACCGGTGCAGACCGATGACACCGCCGACTCGTTGCACGAACGCATCAAGACCATCGAACGGCAGATCCTGATCGACACCGTCGGCCGGCTCGCCGAGGAGGAGAACCATGAGCAACGCCCCGTCTGA
- a CDS encoding DUF6350 family protein, protein MSSSTTRTHATPLRFRVRAEERSHGEAPKLPWWMLALGAAGLTAVAGWTLATAAVVLGWLAGPTEDFADAIGYGTTVWLLAHGVSEPGWTIIPLTFTAAIIALLGWLSSIAVRGRREEHPPTPHPQAEGPLRSALVVTATITGTYVVVITGIAALVGRPLGAALIGAAVVALIGSGLGAVRALPAAPALLPAPVAALPLATATAVVIPGIVGAALFSWSLFTHREQVAALVTGLQVGGLASAGLAVAQLAYLVNAVIWATSYALGAGFGLGDASVVAPGGVELGLLPGIPLFGALPTEGMPPIAAAAWFVVAALAGLGAAVMVTGRRPQASLTEAIAVAGTAGLLAGACWVLLGWSAGGDLGTERLVDLGPRLPQLLAYVPGAMALTAAFFAMMIVGLRARREQQATG, encoded by the coding sequence ATGAGCAGCTCCACCACCCGAACGCATGCGACCCCGCTGCGGTTCCGAGTGCGAGCAGAAGAACGCTCCCACGGTGAAGCGCCGAAACTCCCTTGGTGGATGCTGGCGCTGGGTGCTGCGGGGCTCACCGCGGTCGCCGGCTGGACCTTGGCCACCGCTGCGGTGGTCCTGGGGTGGCTGGCCGGGCCGACCGAGGATTTCGCCGACGCGATCGGCTACGGCACCACCGTCTGGCTGCTCGCCCACGGGGTGTCCGAACCCGGCTGGACGATCATCCCGTTGACCTTCACGGCGGCGATCATCGCCCTGTTGGGGTGGCTCAGTTCGATCGCGGTACGCGGTCGTCGGGAGGAACATCCGCCCACACCGCATCCGCAGGCCGAGGGGCCGCTCAGGAGCGCCCTGGTCGTGACCGCCACGATCACCGGCACCTATGTCGTGGTGATCACCGGTATCGCCGCGCTGGTCGGACGACCGCTGGGTGCGGCCCTGATCGGCGCCGCCGTGGTGGCGCTGATCGGCAGCGGTCTCGGGGCGGTGCGCGCGCTGCCCGCAGCGCCGGCGCTGCTCCCGGCGCCGGTGGCCGCGTTGCCGCTGGCGACCGCCACCGCGGTGGTGATCCCGGGCATCGTCGGGGCGGCATTGTTCAGCTGGAGCCTGTTCACCCACCGGGAGCAGGTGGCAGCCCTGGTCACCGGGCTGCAGGTCGGGGGACTGGCCTCGGCAGGCCTGGCGGTGGCCCAATTGGCCTATCTGGTGAACGCGGTGATCTGGGCGACCAGTTACGCCCTGGGCGCGGGCTTCGGCCTCGGCGACGCCTCGGTGGTGGCACCGGGTGGGGTGGAGCTCGGCCTGCTGCCGGGGATCCCGCTGTTCGGGGCCTTGCCGACCGAGGGAATGCCGCCGATCGCTGCCGCGGCGTGGTTCGTGGTGGCCGCACTGGCCGGGCTCGGCGCTGCCGTGATGGTCACCGGCAGGCGTCCCCAGGCATCGCTGACCGAGGCGATCGCGGTCGCCGGCACCGCCGGGCTGCTGGCCGGTGCCTGCTGGGTGCTGCTGGGGTGGTCTGCCGGCGGCGACCTGGGAACCGAGCGGTTGGTCGACCTCGGACCCCGGTTGCCGCAGCTGCTCGCCTACGTACCCGGGGCGATGGCGCTCACCGCAGCCTTCTTCGCCATGATGATCGTGGGTCTGCGGGCGAGGCGAGAACAGCAGGCGACCGGTTAG